The Chloroflexota bacterium sequence CGTGGTCGTCGATAACGTGGTCGAGGACCGACGCACCGACTTCTGCGAGCGCGTCGGCCGTCGCATCGTCGCGCCAGCGGACGAGGACCTCGCCGGGCGCCAGGTCCTGGTCGCGGGCGCTAAGGATCGGCGGGGCTGTGAAATCGTGGCTCGCGGGCGCCGCAACCGGACCACCGGTGAGGAAGAGCCCGACGAGTCCGGTCGCAAGCACGACGCGCAGGAGAACTCGGAACAAGGTTGGCCTATTTCACGGAGTTGACGATGCCCACGATGGGCACCGAGTCGCTCGAGGTGGCTATCGCGCTCCCGACGAAAAACGGGGGGACCGCGTCGATGTCGGGGAGGAAAAATGTGCGGGCAGCCCCGGCGTCTAGCTCTTCTTGAAGCGCCGCCACCAGTGTGCCGTCTTGTTGATAGAGGCTCAAATCGACCGTCGTGGGTCGCGATCCAATGTTCTGGATCCGAACGCCAGAGTTCCAGCCGGCAAATCCACGATAGAGCAAGGGAAGCGCAATGGTCTGGCTGCCGTCCACGGGCAACTGGTACGCCATCCCCTCATCTCCGGTCGGATTCACTGTCGCGGCAACGCCCTGCAGTTGTCCGCCTCCTATGGCCCGGAACGTCCCGGAACCGGCGAAGGGTGATGGGAGCTGCGCGTCTGTGGGTTCGCTGATGGGAGCGGCCGCATTCGAATCGAGCGGGCGTTGCGCCACCCAGCGTTCGCCGGGGCTCGCCGCGCTGTTGTAGGACACGGCAAGGGTCGTCGGAACGGAGCTCGCGTTCTGGACACGCACGTCGGTCACCCAGCTTGCACCGTTACGAAATATGAGCGGCGCATACGCGACGGGGCCCGGACTTCCGAACACGCTGTAGCTCGCGTTGGCGCCGCTGGCGGACACCGCGTTGACCACCACCGCCAGGAGTTGGTCGTCGAGGCTATCGACGTAGGCGGCGCCGACCCAGCCGTCCGGCAGCCGATCCTCGGCTGGTTGGAATAGGGTCGCCGACCCGAAGGCGGGAATCGATACCATCGCGTCGGCCGTTGGCGCGCTGGAGTCGGTTGACGTATAGACGACGTGGACTCGGGTCGGAACGCCCCCAATGTTCTGCACGCGGAGGCCGGTGCTCCACCCGTCGGAGGATCGGGCAAGGTAGGGCACCCAGACGCCTCGCGCCCCACCGCTGACTCCTTCGTACGTCAGGCGATCGCGCCCGGCCTGGTCCTGGTTCACCAATCCATCGATCGGACCATCAGCGTAGATGGCTGCCGACCCATTGAAACCGCTCGGCAGTCCGGCGAGCTGAGCTGGCTGGTACGTGGCGGAGCCGTTCGCGCCGATAGAAGAAGGGAAGGAGAGAACGAGCTTGCCGTCCATGTCGAACAGCTCGATGGTCAGGTTGACGGACTTGCCGCTGGTGTTCTGGACGGTGAAGGACGTACTCCAGCCGTTGACGTCCTTCTCGACAAGCGGAAAGTACAGGGAGTTCGTCGATGTACTCGCGGCCGTGTAGGCGCCAGCGCCGCTCGGTACGAAGTTCCACGGGCTGGCAAAAAGTACCGCGCGCGCAGCGTTGATTCGGCCAGCGCCCGTCTCCGCGTCCCGACCGGGTGGACCGACATCGTCGGCGGAGCTTTCGAGGATCGATCGGATGTCGCTGGGCGTGAGATTCGGGTTGATTGCGAGAAGAAGCGCAGCGACGCCGGATACGTGCGCTGCCGCCTGGGCCGTACTGCTCGCCACGGCGTAGCCATCCTGGCCGTCGGGCGACTTAAACGTGCTCGCGATCTGCTCGCCTGGCGCGGAAACGCTGATGTAGGACCCCGTGTCCGACGTGGACAGGCGCTGATCATCACGGCCGGTGGCGCCGACGGCGATCACGTGGGGGAACGCCGCCGGATAGGTGACCGCGTCTGCTCCGTCATTTGCCACCGGCGCGATCACCGTGACGCCCTGCGAGTGCGCGTAGTCGATCGCCGCCTCGAGATCGGGCGAGGGGTCAGGCCCCGTCAGTCCGAGGTTGATGATGTTGGCGCCATGGTCGACGGCCCAGGTGACACCGCGCGCGGCGATGGACGGATCCCCGCGCGCGTTCGCATCCAGCACCTTCACCGGCATAATGCGCGCTTGCCAGGCAATGCCCGCGATGCCCGCGTGATTGTTGGTGTCGGCCGCGGCGATTCCCGCGACGTGCGTCCCGTTACCGTGATCGTCGTCGGGCTGGCTCGCGTCGTTCAGGAAGTTGTGGCCCGGCACCAGCTTGCGCACGAGATCGGGATGGGTGAGCGACACGCCCGTGTCAAGAATGGCAATGACGACGGTGGAGGAACCGGTGGTCAGATCCCAGGCCTCTGGGGCGTGGATCTGGCGCAGGTTCCATTGATATTGGTCGTACAGGTCGTCATTTGGGACGATAGCCGCGTGGACCTCGCCCGCGAGGGCGCGCATCTCCCCCCGCTGTGCAGCCAGCGGCGCAATCGCCAGGGCGATGACGAGCAGGACCCCGCGGCGATACGGCTTGCGCGCGCGCCTCAGAGCATGAGTCGCGCAGCAGCCCACCCTGCTCCGCGTCGGATCCGTGTGCTGCTGGCAGTGGCGGCGTCGCAGACTAGCCGCCAACGGGTGGCCGGGGCTGGCCTTGCTCTGCCTCGTCGATGAGCATTACCGGAATGCCATCGCGGATGGGGTACCGTCGGCCGCAGGTGTCACAAACGAGGTACGAATCTTCCAGGCGAACGGGTGTTTTGCAGGCCGGACACGCGAGAATTTCGAGGAGCTCTGGATCGATCATTCTTCCCCCGGGCAAAAATCGGGTATTTTGCCCTCTGCGCGCCCTGCGCGTATCATAGGCACGCTAGAAGCCCTGAATCAAGGGCGTGCCGCTCACTCTGACGGTACCGCCACTCGATCTACGACCGGTATCGCCCCCCAAGCCGCGACACATTGGTGTCACACCAATCCTCCCCATCCGTTTACATCATGGGGAGCAGCGGAAAGGAACCCAACCGGCTCCATGACGCAGGCTGATCCCCAGGAAATCGCGCAGCGCGCAGCACAGCGGGACCCCGATGCGTTTGCCCAGCTGTACGACGAGCATGCGGACGTCGTGTATCGGTCCATCTTCTATAAGGTGGGCGACGGGTCGATCGCGGAGGATCTAACCGCGGAAGTCTTTTCAAAAGCGTGGGAGCGGATCGACCGGTTTCAGTGGAGAAATGTCCCAGTC is a genomic window containing:
- a CDS encoding S8 family peptidase; its protein translation is MGCCATHALRRARKPYRRGVLLVIALAIAPLAAQRGEMRALAGEVHAAIVPNDDLYDQYQWNLRQIHAPEAWDLTTGSSTVVIAILDTGVSLTHPDLVRKLVPGHNFLNDASQPDDDHGNGTHVAGIAAADTNNHAGIAGIAWQARIMPVKVLDANARGDPSIAARGVTWAVDHGANIINLGLTGPDPSPDLEAAIDYAHSQGVTVIAPVANDGADAVTYPAAFPHVIAVGATGRDDQRLSTSDTGSYISVSAPGEQIASTFKSPDGQDGYAVASSTAQAAAHVSGVAALLLAINPNLTPSDIRSILESSADDVGPPGRDAETGAGRINAARAVLFASPWNFVPSGAGAYTAASTSTNSLYFPLVEKDVNGWSTSFTVQNTSGKSVNLTIELFDMDGKLVLSFPSSIGANGSATYQPAQLAGLPSGFNGSAAIYADGPIDGLVNQDQAGRDRLTYEGVSGGARGVWVPYLARSSDGWSTGLRVQNIGGVPTRVHVVYTSTDSSAPTADAMVSIPAFGSATLFQPAEDRLPDGWVGAAYVDSLDDQLLAVVVNAVSASGANASYSVFGSPGPVAYAPLIFRNGASWVTDVRVQNASSVPTTLAVSYNSAASPGERWVAQRPLDSNAAAPISEPTDAQLPSPFAGSGTFRAIGGGQLQGVAATVNPTGDEGMAYQLPVDGSQTIALPLLYRGFAGWNSGVRIQNIGSRPTTVDLSLYQQDGTLVAALQEELDAGAARTFFLPDIDAVPPFFVGSAIATSSDSVPIVGIVNSVK
- a CDS encoding Trm112 family protein, producing MIDPELLEILACPACKTPVRLEDSYLVCDTCGRRYPIRDGIPVMLIDEAEQGQPRPPVGG